In Candidatus Eisenbacteria bacterium, the following are encoded in one genomic region:
- a CDS encoding bifunctional folylpolyglutamate synthase/dihydrofolate synthase, which produces MVASVSARFRRTLSFLDRLVDWEREAGLVFTEEVIRLDLFREALARIGDPHLAYRTIIVAGTKGKGSTSLLIARLLSAHGIRTGLFTSPHLSNVRERIRLDNRPIGREDFADVLETLRDSFRYFEGMGESRTFFETMAAAAFLHFRRVGVEAAVLEVGLGGRLDATNVAEPDLSVITPISRDHVRILGPNLIAIAGEKAGVIRPGRPLLIGKQRPRVVRFLRERAEAAGCPVQLYGEDFEGRFLGVDRRGTWFDYVERGAPPERIRLGLLGEHQAWNGATALAALPLFGVLPDRELVRKALRCSIWAGRGEFLSRNPPVLLDGAHNGDSAEALARLVRELFPGERPVLVFGGSRGKDFPTMFRRLLPAVSDVILTESAHPRAAPASELERILRRVDGGGRRVRIVTDARRAVVEALRGSRGRPVLITGSLYLAGRVRPRFGRLLAESRRA; this is translated from the coding sequence GTGGTAGCCTCCGTCTCCGCGCGCTTCCGCCGCACCCTCTCCTTCTTGGACCGGTTGGTCGACTGGGAGCGGGAGGCGGGCCTCGTGTTCACCGAGGAGGTGATCCGCCTCGACCTCTTCCGGGAAGCTCTCGCCCGAATCGGCGATCCCCATCTCGCCTATCGCACCATCATCGTCGCCGGGACCAAGGGGAAGGGTTCCACGTCCCTCCTGATCGCGCGCCTCCTCTCCGCCCACGGCATACGGACCGGGCTTTTCACCTCTCCTCATTTATCGAACGTGCGGGAGAGGATCCGGTTGGACAACCGGCCCATCGGGCGGGAGGATTTCGCCGACGTACTGGAGACGCTTCGGGATTCCTTCCGCTACTTCGAGGGGATGGGGGAGTCCCGGACCTTTTTCGAGACCATGGCCGCCGCGGCTTTCCTCCATTTTCGGCGGGTGGGGGTCGAGGCGGCGGTACTCGAAGTGGGGCTCGGCGGGCGGTTGGACGCGACCAACGTGGCCGAGCCGGACCTTTCTGTGATCACCCCGATCAGCCGGGACCATGTGCGGATCCTGGGACCGAACCTGATCGCCATCGCCGGGGAGAAGGCGGGGGTGATCCGCCCGGGCAGGCCCCTTCTGATCGGGAAGCAGCGGCCGCGGGTGGTCCGTTTCCTGCGCGAGCGGGCCGAGGCGGCGGGCTGTCCCGTCCAGTTGTACGGCGAGGACTTCGAGGGGCGTTTTCTCGGCGTCGACCGGCGGGGGACCTGGTTCGATTACGTCGAGCGGGGCGCGCCGCCGGAGAGGATCCGCCTCGGCCTTCTCGGCGAGCACCAGGCTTGGAACGGCGCCACCGCTCTCGCGGCGCTCCCCCTCTTCGGCGTTCTGCCCGACCGGGAGCTGGTCCGGAAGGCGTTGCGGTGCTCCATCTGGGCGGGGCGCGGGGAGTTCCTCTCCCGGAACCCGCCGGTGCTGCTCGATGGGGCGCACAACGGCGATTCGGCGGAGGCGCTGGCGCGACTCGTGCGGGAACTCTTTCCGGGGGAGCGCCCCGTTCTCGTCTTCGGCGGCTCCCGGGGGAAGGACTTCCCCACCATGTTTCGCAGGCTCCTTCCGGCCGTGTCCGACGTGATCCTTACCGAATCGGCGCACCCGCGGGCGGCCCCCGCGTCGGAGCTGGAGAGGATCCTGAGACGGGTGGACGGCGGCGGTAGACGCGTGCGGATCGTGACGGACGCGCGCCGCGCGGTGG